In Humulus lupulus chromosome 7, drHumLupu1.1, whole genome shotgun sequence, the following are encoded in one genomic region:
- the LOC133791032 gene encoding histone H2A, with translation MDAGGKIKKGAAGRKGGGPKKKPVSRSVKAGLQFPVGRIGRYLKKGRYSQRVGTGAPVYLAAVLEYLAAEVLELAGNAARDNKKNRIIPRHVLLAVRNDEELGKLLAGVTIAHGGVLPNINPILLPKKTEKATKEPKSPSKATKSPKKA, from the exons ATGGACGCCGGCGGAAAGATCAAGAAGGGTGCTGCAGGAAGAAAGGGAGGTGGTCCCAAGAAGAAGCCCGTTTCCCGGTCTGTGAAAGCCGGTCTTCAATTCCCAGTCGGGAGAATTGGCCGGTACTTGAAGAAAGGGAGATACTCTCAGCGTGTTGGAACCGGAGCTCCGGTCTACTTGGCAGCCGTTCTTGAGTACCTAGCTGCTGAG GTTCTGGAGTTGGCTGGAAATGCAGCTCGCGATAACAAGAAGAATCGAATTATCCCAAGGCATGTTTTGCTGGCTGTCAGGAACGATGAGGAGCTCGGCAAATTGTTGGCTGGTGTTACCATTGCTCATGGTGGTGTCCTACCTAACATCAACCCAATTCTTTTGCCCAAGAAGACTGAGAAGGCTACCAAAGAGCCAAAGTCTCCATCCAAAGCCACCAAGTCCCCTAAGAAGGCTTAA